Proteins encoded in a region of the Pseudothermotoga elfii DSM 9442 = NBRC 107921 genome:
- a CDS encoding DarT ssDNA thymidine ADP-ribosyltransferase family protein has protein sequence MLTLPKLRGLYYITHIDNVPSILQRGILSHAEIERQSIHCNKVYDENIVLKRKERTLQDGRSLWEFANLYFQPRNPMLYRLLMPDFRSQNFAIIGVKWTLMKRNDIFIADGNAASAETKIYRKSDIKDIKSIISAKDIEFWNISDGSKRKIMAECLVPGSVGPEYISEVYVSDYEVAEKLKKIVKTKNISIIPDPTLFFLPTRKIDLTEKLSLVEGDMFFSRMQTLTVSVNTVGVMGKGLASRVKYQFPDVYVRYQDVCKTRELELGKPYLYKRESSLDSLLADEGEKLPNLNHQTWFLLFATKSHWKNMADLEGIESGLNWIVKNYKKEGIQSIAVPALGCGLGGLEWSTVGPLMCRYLRQLDIPVQVYLPLEKRIPDAQLSQKFLLDE, from the coding sequence GTGCTAACTCTTCCAAAATTACGAGGGTTGTATTACATTACTCATATCGACAATGTTCCGTCTATTTTGCAAAGAGGAATTTTGTCTCACGCAGAAATTGAGAGGCAATCCATACATTGTAATAAGGTATACGATGAAAATATTGTTTTGAAAAGAAAAGAAAGGACGTTACAGGATGGTAGATCACTGTGGGAGTTTGCTAATTTGTATTTTCAGCCAAGAAATCCTATGCTTTATCGTCTATTAATGCCAGATTTTAGATCACAAAATTTTGCAATAATAGGTGTGAAATGGACATTAATGAAAAGAAACGATATATTCATTGCTGATGGTAATGCTGCCAGTGCAGAAACAAAGATATACAGAAAAAGCGATATTAAAGATATCAAAAGCATTATCTCAGCAAAGGACATAGAATTTTGGAATATAAGTGATGGATCAAAAAGAAAAATCATGGCTGAGTGTTTAGTCCCAGGAAGCGTTGGCCCTGAATATATTAGTGAGGTATACGTTAGCGATTATGAAGTGGCGGAGAAATTAAAAAAAATAGTGAAAACTAAAAATATCTCGATCATACCAGATCCTACATTGTTTTTCCTACCTACTCGAAAGATTGACCTGACTGAAAAGCTATCGCTGGTCGAAGGAGATATGTTTTTTTCAAGGATGCAGACACTCACTGTAAGTGTAAACACAGTTGGTGTTATGGGAAAAGGGCTTGCTTCCAGAGTAAAATACCAATTTCCCGATGTTTACGTGAGATATCAAGATGTTTGCAAAACCAGAGAACTTGAACTCGGTAAACCATATCTGTATAAAAGAGAATCATCATTAGATTCACTTTTGGCTGACGAAGGGGAGAAATTACCGAATCTCAACCACCAGACGTGGTTTTTGCTTTTTGCTACTAAAAGTCACTGGAAAAATATGGCAGATCTTGAAGGAATAGAATCTGGATTAAATTGGATCGTTAAAAATTATAAAAAAGAAGGTATACAATCAATAGCTGTTCCAGCACTTGGTTGTGGTCTTGGTGGCTTGGAGTGGTCAACTGTGGGGCCATTGATGTGCAGATATTTGCGACAACTTGATATACCTGTACAAGTGTATCTACCTTTAGAAAAACGTATCCCAGATGCCCAACTTTCGCAAAAATTTCTGCTGGACGAATAA
- a CDS encoding CRISPR-associated protein Csx11, which produces MITQNEMKQKAREYGVNPSTIERDYAQNWLLMALSSLPLVLKGGTGIRKVYISNYRFSDDLDFTLLEEFSAEEFKTTIDKVIEKAREESGMNFFEDFEFQKNNNGFEIDTYFQFMQRGENRTKIKLDITKAKNERILLPVLMKKIIHPYSDDLDCEVKVYSLEEIVAEKIRSLFQRTRPRDLYDVWYLWSKTNDIDRKVVFKVLPEKLKEKGVLIDIQDLESRKNDFRNAWEFSLGHQLKELPDFETVFSTVIQEVKTMCVEMIKNNREMILIGEICALLHDIGKLHPNFIKTQSVEGIKGLPHHARGIDQLMKAELIDFFKSIDTKINTESMSIYDSIRFHHDNSTNNILECLKECDKKDSADDKGIVRRKQHLDSTWISSPFGHPKEKIDLNCLQKIFDDLQDNLIGLFKNYTSMDKSCFRNTLINNLKTPFSHALGETRIPANDVTLWDHSYSTASLFKSVLAAITCGTNPNPQDLKWRIFAICWNGMEFINKGKKVAEIQSRNDVIENLKKKLTGIFEEEIPVGNVVFEDMNGIYFTFPDLNRACDLAEECAKIALETIQKETQNELWPFFILSEATRTLTIIANVQRSAFEKKKVPKMTPVLFVEDKERYLENPDLPSFTVRQSICPVCGIRPRDEGKERCKICYKRRQGRLSKWLSNREETIWIDEVADKNNKIALISLNFYLDKWLDGTMVGTIYSQTFEDWLNSKKAKKFFENKQNIQKLRNKGVNIEKKNNMNLSKELLKTITDEDIKEDAGFKSNLINTFFEDISSSQDHSSDGNYVERFVNNLKERLKPEPFNPSNLQKLLFTQNPSPARLYRIWQETTEFFDLVVSEVKNKIYSNKWKRIKFFVNYTDLKSKLKQGMGIEEKTPYLVQIDDLKPQKLLVFHDENGEFYTIESLGKFKFNNNIGEEAVKEALKQEFKHLAPEDDPDENLLNKSVKPDENNIKIEEYYPLIEINKSPFSLRLIVPAQDSMKIIALVTDLYNEMFKRVIGKLSLNIKLLVTKRKFPLYLFLDAENRMLEDEEFKKQVAMDPWWNIQRHDEFYGFYPAKPVEHENKYTLDDLNPISKGKIFYLYPGYFDFDLLSENTDRYNIAYSKGEKIKRADEIYRLLTERPYYFYEISEILELWDVLTNLTSSQIHFVEEALTLKIREWREVKDRENVFMNFAEATLKDAFNNKWDKLRDETKWFLLKSACNGLLLDTINLFKRTLA; this is translated from the coding sequence ATGATTACGCAAAACGAAATGAAGCAGAAAGCGAGGGAATACGGGGTAAATCCATCAACTATTGAAAGAGATTATGCTCAGAATTGGCTATTAATGGCTTTGTCTTCCCTTCCTTTAGTTTTGAAGGGAGGAACTGGTATAAGGAAAGTGTATATAAGTAATTACAGATTCTCTGATGATCTTGATTTCACTCTGCTTGAGGAATTTAGTGCAGAAGAATTTAAAACAACTATCGATAAAGTTATTGAAAAGGCAAGGGAAGAAAGTGGAATGAATTTTTTCGAGGATTTTGAGTTTCAGAAAAATAATAACGGTTTTGAGATTGATACTTACTTTCAGTTTATGCAGAGAGGTGAAAATAGAACCAAAATAAAGTTGGATATAACAAAAGCTAAGAATGAAAGAATATTACTACCCGTGCTTATGAAAAAGATAATTCACCCTTATTCTGATGACCTGGACTGTGAAGTAAAAGTATATTCTCTGGAAGAAATAGTAGCAGAAAAAATAAGGAGTCTGTTTCAAAGAACACGGCCAAGAGATTTATATGATGTTTGGTATCTATGGAGTAAGACGAATGATATCGACAGAAAAGTGGTTTTCAAAGTTCTTCCTGAAAAACTCAAAGAAAAAGGGGTTCTAATTGACATCCAGGATCTTGAAAGCAGGAAAAATGATTTCAGAAATGCATGGGAATTTTCTCTTGGTCATCAATTAAAGGAACTGCCAGATTTTGAAACGGTGTTTTCAACTGTAATTCAAGAGGTGAAGACTATGTGTGTTGAAATGATTAAAAACAACAGAGAGATGATATTGATCGGGGAAATCTGTGCACTACTTCATGATATTGGAAAACTCCATCCTAATTTTATCAAAACACAGTCTGTAGAAGGCATAAAAGGACTGCCTCACCATGCCAGAGGCATAGATCAGCTTATGAAAGCAGAGCTAATTGATTTTTTCAAAAGCATAGATACGAAGATAAACACTGAAAGCATGTCGATATACGATTCCATCAGGTTTCATCATGATAACTCAACGAATAACATTTTAGAGTGTTTAAAAGAGTGTGACAAGAAAGACTCTGCTGATGACAAGGGTATAGTAAGGAGAAAGCAGCACTTGGATAGCACATGGATTTCTTCGCCGTTTGGTCATCCAAAAGAGAAAATAGACCTGAACTGCCTCCAAAAAATATTTGATGATCTTCAGGATAATTTGATTGGACTTTTTAAAAATTATACTTCTATGGATAAAAGTTGTTTCAGAAACACTCTGATTAACAACCTCAAAACCCCATTTTCTCATGCCCTTGGGGAAACAAGAATTCCGGCAAACGATGTCACTTTGTGGGATCATTCTTATTCAACAGCATCTTTGTTTAAATCTGTTTTAGCTGCAATAACATGTGGAACAAATCCAAATCCTCAGGATTTAAAATGGAGAATATTCGCTATATGCTGGAATGGAATGGAATTCATAAACAAAGGAAAAAAGGTGGCTGAGATCCAGTCAAGAAACGATGTGATAGAAAATCTCAAGAAGAAGTTAACGGGGATTTTCGAGGAAGAAATTCCTGTGGGTAATGTGGTCTTTGAAGACATGAATGGAATTTATTTCACTTTCCCAGACCTGAACAGGGCTTGTGATCTTGCAGAAGAATGTGCAAAAATTGCTTTAGAAACGATTCAAAAAGAAACCCAGAACGAACTGTGGCCATTTTTCATCTTGAGTGAGGCAACCCGAACTCTCACGATCATTGCTAATGTACAGAGATCTGCATTCGAAAAGAAAAAGGTACCCAAAATGACACCAGTATTATTTGTTGAAGATAAGGAAAGATATCTGGAAAATCCTGATCTTCCATCCTTTACTGTTAGACAAAGCATATGTCCTGTTTGTGGTATCAGACCAAGAGATGAAGGAAAAGAAAGATGCAAAATATGTTATAAGCGAAGGCAAGGAAGGCTTTCAAAATGGCTTTCAAACAGAGAAGAAACTATATGGATAGACGAAGTTGCAGATAAAAACAACAAAATTGCTTTGATATCTTTGAATTTTTACCTTGATAAATGGCTCGATGGAACAATGGTAGGAACAATTTATTCGCAGACATTTGAAGATTGGTTGAACTCTAAAAAAGCAAAAAAGTTTTTTGAAAATAAACAAAACATTCAAAAGTTAAGAAATAAAGGAGTAAATATAGAAAAAAAGAATAATATGAATCTGTCGAAGGAGTTACTCAAAACTATTACAGATGAGGATATTAAAGAGGATGCTGGATTTAAAAGCAATTTAATAAACACATTTTTTGAAGATATTAGCTCTTCACAGGATCATTCATCTGATGGAAATTATGTCGAAAGATTTGTTAATAACTTAAAGGAACGATTAAAACCTGAACCATTTAATCCATCTAACCTACAAAAATTGCTTTTCACCCAGAACCCGTCTCCTGCCCGATTGTACAGGATATGGCAGGAAACAACTGAATTCTTTGATTTGGTAGTTAGTGAGGTAAAAAATAAGATCTACAGCAATAAATGGAAAAGAATAAAGTTTTTCGTAAATTATACTGACTTAAAATCTAAACTAAAGCAAGGGATGGGAATAGAAGAGAAAACTCCTTACTTAGTTCAAATAGATGATTTAAAGCCACAAAAACTACTCGTTTTTCACGATGAAAATGGAGAATTCTATACAATAGAATCTCTTGGAAAATTCAAGTTTAACAATAACATAGGGGAAGAAGCTGTTAAAGAGGCGCTAAAACAGGAATTTAAGCATCTCGCTCCAGAAGATGATCCAGACGAAAATCTATTGAACAAATCAGTAAAGCCCGACGAAAATAATATAAAAATAGAAGAATACTATCCATTAATTGAAATCAACAAATCCCCATTCTCACTTCGCCTAATAGTTCCCGCGCAAGACTCGATGAAAATCATAGCTCTGGTTACAGATCTATACAACGAAATGTTTAAAAGAGTTATAGGAAAGCTTTCTTTAAACATCAAGCTCCTTGTGACAAAAAGAAAATTCCCTCTTTATTTATTTCTCGATGCAGAAAACAGAATGCTTGAGGATGAAGAATTCAAAAAACAAGTGGCAATGGATCCATGGTGGAATATTCAAAGACACGATGAGTTCTATGGTTTTTATCCTGCAAAGCCCGTAGAACATGAGAACAAATATACTCTCGATGATCTGAATCCAATCTCTAAAGGAAAGATCTTCTATCTCTATCCAGGATATTTCGACTTCGATCTACTTTCGGAAAATACAGACAGATACAATATAGCTTATTCAAAAGGAGAGAAGATAAAAAGAGCAGATGAGATCTACAGACTCCTCACAGAAAGACCATATTATTTTTATGAAATTTCTGAAATACTCGAGTTGTGGGATGTTCTAACGAATCTAACCAGTTCACAGATACATTTTGTTGAAGAAGCTCTCACTTTAAAAATCAGGGAATGGAGAGAGGTAAAAGACAGAGAAAATGTGTTCATGAACTTTGCAGAGGCAACTCTAAAAGATGCTTTTAACAACAAGTGGGACAAATTGAGAGATGAAACAAAATGGTTTCTTTTGAAATCAGCCTGTAATGGTCTTTTGCTTGATACTATAAACCTTTTCAAAAGAACACTCGCGTAG
- a CDS encoding RAMP superfamily CRISPR-associated protein, which produces MWEYEKVFARALDPVHIGAGGYRLGRVDNTIVRDPATDVPKIPGTSISGVIRAFAEAVKEEDEKKSDTDKILKGIDIEELFGTETKKGILRFYDGQIIFFPVSSIQGTVWITTKELLNYWFGVKNEIPDGLGDKAFALCGIDTTKPLNLGWLLLEIEKNQSPLSQIVNWVKRIVVLSDKLFSHIINDNLEVRTSVKIDKDTGTAVEGALFTYEAIPRGTIFGFEICHDKTRNSISGNVIKAIMNAVSPYLKNLGIGGMGTRGFGRLELLLNNVDSGSTGGVNDAQS; this is translated from the coding sequence ATGTGGGAGTACGAAAAAGTCTTTGCAAGAGCCCTTGATCCTGTTCACATCGGAGCAGGAGGATATAGATTGGGCAGAGTGGATAACACTATTGTGAGAGATCCAGCAACAGATGTACCAAAGATTCCAGGAACTTCCATCTCAGGAGTGATAAGGGCATTTGCAGAAGCTGTTAAAGAAGAAGATGAAAAGAAAAGCGATACAGACAAAATACTCAAAGGTATTGATATTGAAGAGTTATTTGGAACTGAAACAAAAAAGGGTATTTTACGTTTTTATGATGGCCAGATAATCTTCTTTCCTGTCTCTTCGATCCAGGGCACAGTATGGATAACCACAAAAGAACTTCTCAACTACTGGTTTGGCGTAAAAAATGAAATTCCAGATGGCCTGGGAGATAAAGCTTTTGCACTTTGTGGAATAGATACAACAAAGCCGCTGAACCTTGGTTGGTTGTTACTCGAAATTGAGAAAAATCAATCTCCTCTTTCTCAAATAGTTAATTGGGTGAAAAGGATTGTTGTTTTGTCAGACAAGCTTTTTTCTCACATTATAAACGACAATCTTGAAGTGAGAACTTCTGTGAAAATAGACAAAGATACCGGCACAGCGGTAGAAGGAGCTCTTTTCACCTATGAAGCGATACCAAGAGGTACAATCTTTGGCTTTGAAATTTGCCACGATAAGACACGAAACTCTATTTCAGGCAACGTGATAAAGGCAATAATGAATGCCGTTAGCCCATATCTCAAAAATCTCGGCATAGGCGGAATGGGTACAAGGGGATTTGGAAGATTGGAATTGCTGCTTAACAACGTCGACAGTGGTTCAACGGGGGGCGTGAATGATGCACAATCTTGA
- a CDS encoding RAMP superfamily CRISPR-associated protein — MDNKRCYDYYLLNNRISTAENNRISIAKLKRQILDEVKAEGRDYIRCFCFYPKEEDLAYLPNGSVLIKITFTLKKPYTSKDEGEFHIIDDKIFENPIVRDKFTGLPMVRPSTWKGHLRFAAERVDCQNKKEIINRLFGSETEDEEKLKGRLYFFPTFFEEDSKKDVITPLKRDTRTPARGPIFMEVMKQGSKGEFYLLYVPYPKGKNFEEKQIGEDLHFLASALKLMFYTYGFSAKKTSGFGTIEELKEENIEIYPKDKKGIFSILYTTHNNRVKDGV; from the coding sequence ATGGATAATAAAAGGTGCTACGATTACTATCTGTTAAACAATAGGATCTCTACAGCCGAAAACAATAGGATCTCCATAGCCAAATTGAAAAGACAAATTCTTGATGAAGTCAAAGCGGAAGGAAGAGATTATATCAGATGCTTTTGCTTTTACCCCAAAGAAGAAGATTTAGCATATCTTCCCAACGGCTCTGTATTGATCAAAATCACTTTCACCCTCAAAAAGCCATACACAAGTAAAGACGAGGGAGAGTTTCATATTATCGATGACAAAATTTTTGAAAACCCGATCGTCAGAGACAAGTTCACAGGACTTCCAATGGTCAGACCTTCAACGTGGAAAGGCCATCTGAGATTTGCTGCCGAAAGAGTTGACTGTCAAAACAAAAAAGAAATCATAAATCGCCTCTTTGGTTCAGAAACTGAAGACGAAGAAAAATTAAAAGGAAGGCTCTATTTTTTCCCAACATTTTTTGAAGAAGATTCAAAAAAAGATGTCATCACACCGCTTAAAAGAGATACCAGAACACCAGCCAGAGGTCCAATATTTATGGAAGTTATGAAGCAGGGTAGTAAAGGTGAGTTCTATCTTCTGTACGTTCCTTATCCCAAAGGAAAAAATTTTGAAGAAAAACAAATCGGAGAGGATCTACATTTTCTTGCGAGCGCTTTGAAACTTATGTTCTATACCTATGGATTTTCGGCAAAAAAGACATCTGGTTTCGGGACAATTGAGGAACTGAAAGAAGAAAACATAGAAATTTACCCCAAAGACAAAAAAGGGATTTTCTCAATATTATACACCACACATAACAATAGAGTTAAGGATGGTGTATAA
- the cmr1 gene encoding type III-B CRISPR module RAMP protein Cmr1 — translation MDEYTIKIKALTPIWTGNANRKCETLRETGIIGSLRWWYEALIRGLGGYACDPTIDGRCSLDQKRFKEALKNGKSQQKALSEQICPACQLFGCTGWARKFILRIEPEKSCSYAPFFIVKLPRSRNPYFLGYHDRSGSEYEKNGGLIGEYRLTFFIDDEFHIKLIHLLLKLATNWGIGSGIQKGFGICYMESDSNFSVMKIPVVSEKMTEKQNSFLPRFDQFFFYRIPINDTYIDGIKDAMKSSLYKIMRDLRNKKTVNFDLSTLSYIPSAPLVRKSVRHLFSDNDVLRHFIMGFASMNKQPKPIHLKCWTHSVEKMENDEFYCNNCKEKVVETDILEKTGSKIFVSHLYNKNVFTCNSSSSWEMKVWGWIPEIPEKIGKTREEIKQLLQSNFKNEQFWKGVFSTKENPVNIGSIWECWDPTLDDLVDARSEIYG, via the coding sequence ATGGATGAATACACCATCAAGATAAAGGCGTTGACACCCATATGGACGGGAAATGCAAATAGAAAATGTGAAACTCTTAGAGAAACAGGTATCATTGGAAGTTTAAGATGGTGGTACGAAGCGCTGATCAGGGGATTGGGTGGGTATGCATGTGATCCAACAATTGATGGCAGGTGCTCATTGGACCAAAAAAGGTTTAAAGAAGCTCTGAAAAATGGTAAATCTCAACAAAAAGCACTGAGTGAACAAATATGCCCAGCATGTCAGTTGTTTGGCTGCACAGGATGGGCCAGGAAGTTTATATTACGAATAGAACCGGAGAAATCTTGTTCCTATGCACCGTTTTTTATAGTTAAACTTCCAAGGTCCAGAAATCCATACTTTCTTGGGTACCATGACAGGTCTGGGAGCGAATATGAAAAGAATGGAGGATTAATTGGAGAATATAGATTGACATTTTTCATTGACGATGAATTTCATATAAAACTAATTCACCTGCTTCTAAAACTCGCCACCAACTGGGGAATTGGCTCAGGCATTCAGAAAGGTTTCGGTATTTGTTATATGGAAAGTGATTCCAATTTCTCCGTGATGAAAATACCAGTTGTGTCTGAAAAAATGACAGAGAAACAAAACTCATTTCTGCCAAGGTTTGATCAATTCTTTTTTTATAGAATTCCGATCAACGATACGTATATTGACGGGATCAAAGACGCAATGAAATCCAGTCTCTATAAAATCATGAGAGACCTTCGCAATAAAAAAACAGTGAACTTCGACCTATCTACGTTATCGTACATTCCATCAGCCCCATTGGTAAGAAAATCTGTAAGGCATTTATTCAGCGATAATGATGTGCTGAGACATTTCATAATGGGTTTTGCTAGTATGAACAAACAACCTAAACCGATACATTTAAAATGCTGGACCCATTCTGTGGAAAAAATGGAAAATGACGAGTTTTACTGCAATAATTGCAAGGAAAAAGTTGTTGAAACAGATATTTTAGAGAAAACTGGTTCGAAAATTTTTGTTTCACACCTCTATAACAAAAACGTTTTTACATGCAATTCCTCATCATCATGGGAAATGAAAGTATGGGGATGGATTCCAGAAATACCCGAAAAAATAGGCAAGACAAGAGAAGAGATAAAGCAATTATTACAGAGCAATTTTAAGAATGAACAATTTTGGAAAGGGGTTTTTTCTACGAAAGAAAATCCTGTGAATATTGGTTCCATCTGGGAATGCTGGGATCCAACTCTTGATGATTTAGTTGATGCAAGGAGTGAGATCTATGGATAA
- a CDS encoding type IV toxin-antitoxin system AbiEi family antitoxin domain-containing protein, producing the protein MRINLLDRLAKRGNTFTFEEVVETFNISRKTLWVILSRLEKRGWIERIEKGKYMIIPLGAEKGKYTLSEFVIASTLVKPYAIAYWSALHYYGLTEQIPSTVFVQTTSRKKEQTLEIFGINYRIVRVAQTKFFGFRKEWIEETQITITDREKTIIDCLDKPQYSGGIIEVAKSLKNGRFDKDKLVSYAEKINNSAVLRRLGFLCEFLRIEINLPGIETRNYLYLDPTMPKNGIKDAKWHLIVNLDEKILGALE; encoded by the coding sequence ATGAGAATCAACCTGCTGGATCGTCTTGCAAAAAGGGGTAATACTTTTACCTTTGAGGAAGTGGTTGAGACATTCAATATTTCAAGAAAAACTCTGTGGGTAATTTTGAGTCGCCTTGAAAAGCGAGGATGGATTGAAAGAATAGAAAAGGGAAAATATATGATCATTCCTCTTGGTGCTGAAAAGGGTAAATACACTCTGAGTGAGTTTGTTATTGCTTCCACTCTTGTTAAGCCCTATGCGATTGCTTACTGGAGCGCTCTTCATTACTATGGTTTGACTGAACAGATACCAAGTACAGTGTTTGTTCAAACTACATCAAGGAAGAAAGAGCAAACCCTCGAAATTTTTGGAATTAATTACAGAATAGTAAGAGTAGCACAAACGAAGTTTTTTGGCTTTCGAAAAGAATGGATAGAGGAAACTCAAATAACTATTACAGACAGAGAAAAGACAATTATAGATTGTCTGGATAAACCTCAATACAGTGGAGGAATAATAGAAGTAGCAAAATCCTTGAAGAATGGAAGATTTGATAAAGATAAATTAGTATCATACGCTGAGAAAATAAATAATTCTGCTGTTCTCAGGCGACTTGGGTTTTTGTGTGAATTTTTGAGAATTGAGATAAACCTACCAGGAATTGAGACGAGGAATTACCTGTATCTTGATCCAACAATGCCAAAGAATGGAATCAAAGATGCAAAATGGCATCTGATCGTGAATCTTGACGAGAAAATTCTGGGGGCGCTGGAATGA
- the rmuC gene encoding DNA recombination protein RmuC — protein MSFFLVILGMLLGFVGGYIIGQAAAKNEGQKDIQSSLKPLLEQLSELSRQQGSFSSHLNTLNNLSSLVADLKARYEEIKESEKKLSLERDKKMEDFMQNMRHAFEEVSSKMLKIDEEKEKRIMELVENMKRFTDEQRASTEKFLLQQGTTREEIEKRRDAELKDMRKIMENFIHTISGTKTRGNVGEMLLNDALSETIKTGTVVKNLSINSMNVEFAWKLGDGKYIPIDSKFPEIFSLAEEYEEKPDNREQMKKQIVQKIMKEIENIKKYCNQPNTIDSCIMVVPSTVLDIAPELVAIGKEHNVFLCSYREIFAVVHYLEARYFSTKQDEAGKYRQMVETLLKLLGEIERKIGSIDRALKSISNASNDIKTLTSKGKLIASGDTLTQMNKTDEIAETSEDVEQNIERG, from the coding sequence ATGAGCTTCTTTTTAGTAATTCTGGGGATGCTTCTTGGGTTTGTTGGGGGATACATTATCGGACAAGCAGCTGCTAAAAATGAAGGTCAGAAAGATATTCAGTCATCATTAAAACCCCTTTTGGAACAACTTTCTGAGCTTAGCCGGCAGCAGGGGAGTTTTTCTTCTCACCTGAACACGTTAAACAATCTTTCCAGCCTTGTGGCAGACCTCAAAGCGAGGTATGAAGAAATCAAAGAAAGCGAAAAGAAGTTAAGCCTTGAGCGTGATAAAAAAATGGAGGATTTCATGCAAAATATGAGGCATGCTTTTGAAGAAGTTTCCAGCAAGATGCTGAAAATTGATGAGGAAAAAGAGAAAAGAATAATGGAGCTTGTTGAAAATATGAAACGTTTTACCGATGAGCAAAGGGCATCAACTGAAAAATTTCTTTTGCAGCAGGGTACTACAAGAGAAGAAATCGAAAAACGCCGTGATGCAGAATTAAAAGATATGAGAAAGATCATGGAAAACTTCATACACACGATTTCTGGAACCAAAACCAGAGGAAATGTTGGAGAGATGCTCTTGAATGATGCTCTGAGTGAGACAATAAAAACTGGAACAGTTGTGAAGAATCTTTCTATAAATTCAATGAATGTGGAATTTGCCTGGAAACTGGGAGATGGAAAATACATCCCGATTGATTCAAAGTTCCCGGAGATTTTCTCTCTGGCTGAAGAGTATGAAGAAAAACCAGACAATCGCGAACAGATGAAAAAACAGATTGTTCAGAAAATAATGAAAGAAATAGAAAATATTAAAAAATACTGCAACCAGCCTAATACAATAGACAGCTGCATCATGGTAGTGCCTTCCACAGTACTTGATATTGCCCCAGAATTAGTTGCAATAGGCAAAGAACACAATGTTTTTCTGTGTTCTTACAGAGAAATCTTTGCTGTTGTGCATTATCTCGAGGCACGATATTTCAGCACAAAACAAGATGAAGCAGGAAAATACAGACAAATGGTAGAAACTTTGTTGAAACTCCTTGGAGAAATAGAAAGAAAAATTGGATCTATAGACAGGGCATTAAAATCCATTTCCAACGCCAGCAATGATATAAAGACATTAACATCAAAGGGTAAATTGATTGCAAGTGGTGATACTTTAACACAGATGAACAAAACAGATGAGATTGCTGAAACAAGCGAGGATGTCGAACAAAATATTGAGCGGGGTTGA